The genomic interval CGGTTAATAAGTGAGCTGCGGCTAggattctttcttcttttccctgTACAAACCTCTGCAAAACAAAACCCTTAAAATGACAAGCTTCATCGATTCCCTCAAATCAGATTCACAATTAAATAATGCAAAAGAAGCTCCAGGACGGTGGACTAcgataaaatatttattgactATAAATAAACTTACTTTCCACACAGCTTGTTAGCTTAAGCATGGTCATGTCAATAGAATCGGAGCCCTCATCAGGATTAGACTAgtctgatatatttatttatttatttatttaaaaaaaaaaaaaaacctttttaagtCAAATTAATCAGTCTTGTCCATCTACAACTTCTACATCCAATCAATTGGACAGCTGAAGCTTTTGGGTTTGAAGTTGGATTTTAGGTGGCATTTTCCCAATAGTCTGATCATGCATACAGTGCACTCCTGGGGTTTTAGATCAGTTTCACTACAATGAAATGAGAATTTTAATGTAAAGCAACTACTCGGGATTCAAGGATCTCGCTGACCACGAAGGCACTGTGCTTGTCTGTAAGTTGAGGACaatgcaccccccccccaccccccaccccttcaacttTCTTATTCACTTTATATACCGTCCATATCATTCTCGACCGTGTACGAATGAGGCTGATTTATCGCTCGTCGATAACACAGAGGTCAGAGTTATTAAAGAAAAGATTTGGTCATGTGTTAACGTGAAATATTCACAATACATACTACTGAAAGGAGAAGGCAATTAGCTCGCAAGACAGTATTATTCATAAAATAGCGAGAACTCTTTACAAATGACTTACAAATACTTCACGTTTTTGAGAGGACGCCGTACTAAGCGAGACTGTACTTCTGTTCagagagtgggtgagagagaggaaggggaaaaagaaagaaaagaaaagaaaaaaaaaaaaaagacacgctGTCACATTAATTACCTTTCCACATTAAAGGGAAACAGTAATGAATTTCCTTCCCTTTCTCCGAGTGTGTCTCATGCTAGTGTTCAGTGATTcattctctgcctctctctttctcattaaACGGGGGGAAGGCTGTGCATTCGTGGCCCGGGCTGGAGAACTCTGTTCAATTACACCTGCTGCTGAGGCCTGCTATGCCAGCTAATGGGACTCAGCTTGGCTCCTGTCAGCCTGAGCGCAAGCCGGCAAAAATCTTCATTTACTTCCTCCACTATCTCACACGCCGCATTCAGACTAAACCGCTTTTCCTGAgttttttcgttttgttttctttccttcatccATACATCACTCCCTTGTTCTTTTCATTAGCATAAGAAAACCTCCATCAGAGAAGCAACATTTCACAAAACACAATTAATACTTTTACACGGCGCTACACTCTCGCCGTTTTGCAGCGGGGAAAGGAGTCCTGCTGTGTTGTTCAGACAGAATTGCTGCCTTCCCTCCTCTTTTCACTCAATCCAAAATCACACTAGTTAAATTGCATTTATTCGGATGGGTCTTTTTATTGGACTTGTTGAGTGCTGCTCCTGTCAGgcgctgtatttatttatttattttttttctttccctacCCGAAcgttaaaataaaaaccactcTGCTGCTGAATGGCCAAAGTGACGGGCAGAAATGAAATGTGTTGCTCATGCAAAGCCATGTTTCCACAATCTACAGTCGTGTATAAAGCAATATGTAGGAGATATTATTTCTGAGattgagaaataaaaataaggaaTGGAAATAAAACTAGAAACTAGCGCTACAATTTGGACATAGAATCCCATGCTTACAAAGCTCCGGATAAGCAACTGACATGACTGAACGACTTCAGTGCTAAACCATTAACGATGTGTTTATGGCTATGAATATGACAATTAAAAGCGGTTATATTTTGTGTCACACTGGTGACCACTGATGATTAGAGCCATGGACTCTGGACAGATAAGAGACATCTGTTTTGAATTTGACACAATGGATACATCCTTGACAATTCATCTTTAAACGTCCAGTTTCCACATTTGAATATTTCTTAAACCATTTCGTCACATCCCTTTCACTAACCCTGTAGCTAGTCTTCGGGCCGAAGAGCTGCCTGCAGCTAAACGGATTTATATAAATGCATGTCACTGGATAAACAGAAGATTAACAGAGTCGCTACAGCCTACAGCTAGGTTTCTTTGTACATTTATCCActacagtattttatttcaaGTACTCGGTTCGGTCCACTGAAATATTTTCTCGGGTCCACATCTGTCTGGACCACGCTGCCACGCTGATGACCCCTGCACTAGCTTACTTTGCTATGTCGATGCACATTAACTACAAATATGATGCATCTATTAACCCTTGCCTTTGATTCAATGTGACAGAAAATGAGTGACTAGTCCTCAAAGCAAACGCTCCAtcgtatatatttttaaaaactttagaTTGTGCAACGCAATATTACCAGGTCCAATTCAAGGTTTGTAGAAATCAGGGCTGGAGCTGTGTTGCAAAAAGAAGCAGAAATAATTGTAGTGAAGCAACAAGTAAGCTAATTTGTTGCTCCCTGCTGTACCGTAGGCTGGTTATTATTGGAACACAGAACACCAGCAGACACATAAGACTGCATTTCCATTTCACAGTCATTTCAAAGTCACCACTCTAGGGAAAACGCTGTAATTTACTATTTACTCCGTTTCGTTTGATGAGCCTTTGCTAGATGGGTGTAAACAGCACGTTGGGTTCAAcacaaaaagttatttatttattttttaaatcaacaaatCTCTCCAATATTATTAATACTGGTGGGTGAATCAGTAGCCTATGCATTAGAAACATTAAGATTACATGTAAGGggtattagtttttttttgttttgaaattcgTAGATACCTGGTGGCACTAGTGTTTTTTCTCTCATCCAACAACCAGAGAAAGTAAAAAAACGTACTTACTATTATCTTTCACAACACAAAAGCGTATATttgatatgaatgaatgaatgaattatattatatgaatatatatatataatatatatatatatatatatatatatgaatgaaaacTGGGCAAAATAAATTGCAGCAAAAAGCTGTTACAGTATATAACCCTGCGGTTAAACATGTTGACCAAAAAAAGTGGCTTTTATGTGCGAAGAGAACACCACCGCTTACGTTATCCAACGACTTGCTGACTTTTCTGTCGAGGATGCAAGGATAATAGTCATGGACGAGTTGATCCCTACTTTCTTCACTATAGTAGCTACAATTTTTAGCCTAGTCAATATAGTTTCTGGACAACCAAATCatgggactgggcagcacactggagcttttacttgccTGGGCTGGCTAATGGTTTTAGGATTTGTTCACCCTTGTAGGTTTATAAAAAGCTTCAGTAAAGCACATTAGTGTACATTAGTGGGTGCTAAATCAGACGTCCTATAATGTCAGATGGTGACATGCTTGTACATAAACGTGTTTAAAAATTCAACGCTTATTGGATTTGTCTGGGTGTGTGACTGGCAGAATGAAGTATAAATATATGACTATATGAAACAAAATGATGCGACCCATTCTTTCAACCCCAATTTGAACTGTGTATAATGTTTAAGGATTAAACCTGGGTATGCAAGTTGCTTAAGACCAACTTAGCTTACTTTGGTGACTCGGGGGTTCTGGGATGGCTGACGGGGTACGCCCGCTGTAGAGAAGACTTTTGGAAGTTCTGGGAATGCACAGGAGAAGTGGCCATATCCTTCATAGCAACTGTGGAGAGAtcttcagggaaaaaaaaaaaaattttcaactGCAGCAGTTTAAACATTCATTCAGAAGAGCATCTGATTAATTAAAAGTGTAATGATCTCGATCCGTTTCTCGACACAAACCGATTCTACCTTTTGAAAGTCTGGGTTCAGCTTGTGGAAGGTTGTGCTCCTGTGGTTGAACTTCATTTAAAGGCTGTCTGACACTTCCCTTCAAGGCTTGAAGACCTCCTGATTTTCTTTCGCTGCAGGATCAAATGAAGAACAAgcgagagagatatagagagatctGTTTCAAGAAACAACAGCctgctgctcacacacacacatgctgaaatCCCTCCTGAAACAGCACCTGAATTTAGTTTTACAGTGTTACATAAGAGCtatttttaaagaacaaataTTCAGTGCATATCACCTGTGTGGATCTGCAGTGACACTGGGGTGAGGTGCTTCATTAAATCTGATTTCATTAAAAGACTGCTCAAATTCTTGCTGGAACCTGAAAGCAGAGGGTGCCGTGTTACCagaggtggtggggggggggaagacATTCAAAAACTCTGAATTCTCCATACTTGCTGTGGTTGAGACGGGACTGTCTGAGCTCCTGGTTCTGTTTTAGCAGCCTCTCTTCTTGCTCAGCAAGGCGAGCCTGCAGCCGCTCTCTTTCCGCCTCCAGCTGCTTCTTCTGAACCAGCAAACGCTGGCGCTTCTCCTCCCAGTCCTCCCTGCCAACGTAGGGCACCGTCTCACTGGGCTCATCTGCGCAGCATCCGGTTCCATTTTTCAGTCCCAATCTGTGCCACGAGTCTCTCAGCTTGGTGGCATCGTTGGCCACCTGATCCCTTTTAGGGCGCGTGTCATGTGCTGACTCACTCCAAGCACCCCGTGGACACTTGTGGACATCTGCTGCGTCTTCCTCATGCCTTCCTTGGTCACGCTCAATACAGCATGCGGGCATGGGAGATGGCCCAGAACAGACGCCAGCTAAAAATGAGTGAGTACAACCTGCTGACCCTGTTCTTCCTGAATTAGGGGGATCCAAATAAGAGCCATTGACAGCAGCACCTCTTCCTCTCCCACTATGGGCTCTGCTTAATGTTCTCTCACTGCTGGCTATCTGTGGAAAGAGGAGAGACCGGGAGATGGCCACCGACTTCATAATAATGcagcataaacacactgtactgtagggAGCTGTTGAGAATGCAGTGGATGGATTATCTACCAGCATGTGCAGTAACCCAAGGTCATCCAAACAAGAGATAAAGACTCGGGGCAAAGGGGAAGTGTCCGCCTCCTCGAGGACAGAAGTGCGCTGCTGACTAATTCAAGAGGAGGTCACGGAGCATAAAAACATGCATTACTCACAACCAAGGTCAAAGGACAAACTACTTTCTTTCTTACTACAGTGgtgtaagaagaagaagaagaagaagaagaaaaggcagGATAAGAGAGTCGATGGTCTGGCTGTGCCAGGAGTCTTACCGCTCTAAATCTACTGCTCAATATGATTTTAATGAGACactataatgtgttataatgtgCTATTGTCCCATTTTCTAATCGTCTTGTAACCCATTATAAGCTTTCTAACTGTGTGTATACAGAATGTACCAcaaacactgacaaaaaaaaaactacttaagTGGAGAAATGGCTTGTGAGCGCTAGGGGGAAAATTGGACATACGTTTGAATACAAGGCATTTAAACGAAAAGTCTGTGGCTGTTTcacgagcagcagtttgaaaggATGCGGTGGCTGGTTTCACGTGCCTCGAAAGCACATTAGATCTCACCCTCCCAGACTGATCATTCAGCCTGTAGCGGGTGAGAACTGACTAGactttgtatttatataataaaaaaaaaaaatcataggcACTTCGTATCACATTTGCACACAAGCTTACCTCGTAGTGCGAGTGTGAGTGATTCAGCTGGGAGATGGACTGGTTGAGTTTCTCCTGCTGTTGGGAAAGGTACTGCTGATAGAGTCCCAGCAGCTCCTGACACTCCTTGTACTGCTGCTGCAAGCCTGAAGCGCAGGTCAAGGGGCAATAACACACTGAATAACCGCACTAGTGTGCTCACTTCCAGCCACACAAACCAATCAGCTTTCCTACAGCCAGGTTTTGTCCACTGAACGTTGATAAGGAGAGACAAGTGCATAAATTACCAGGCACAAAGGAGAAAAAGGCAGaacttttgtttacttttacgTCATGTTGACAGTCTAGGGTGTGTAATACATTCGGGATCTGATCAGCCAAAAATAAACCACGTATGAGAGTTATAATTTACATacaatctttcatttatttcatcaaATCAATAAAGAACTAATGTGCCGTGTTGAAATCTTTctataaaaagtgctgtaaatgACACACATTAACTGACTAAAGAAGTCTGTTATGGCTTGTGGCGATGATGCAGCCGTGATTGAATTTAAGCAGCCGGTGCTTTTGTGACTTGGTAAAAAAGTGCAGCGAGTGAGAAAAGGAGCAGAGAAACAGGCTCACTGCTGGGGGATGACACCAGTTTCTTCAAGGCGAAGGCTTCACAGACTTCTCCATCTGCGTATGGCTGGCCAGGGCAAGGCACCGTGCCAAGCACGGAGACAGGAAGCTggcacacgcatacacacacacactgtagcagCTAGAACAGGACCGATGCGGAGCAGAACCGCTGTCACGCCGAGTGGGCCGTCTAATGACGGCGTGACATAGCCAGCTCAGCTTCTTTCCCTCGGTCACCAGtccacgcgcacacacacacgtgcgaaTCCAGCTTTCAGTGGTTCTGCCTTTTAACTTTACAGCATATGTTTTATAAGCCCAAAGCCTCAAGTATATTAAACCACATTTacagctgttttcttttttaaatgacatgctGCTTGTGTAGATCCTCCAATACTACTGATATACTTGCTATAAATAGGCATAGCATGGTGTTAATTTCTCAAACCTGACAGTTgagaaggtattgattaataTGCCATCATTTCAACGTAACAGCTAATtcaatcttttatttaaaaaaaaaaaaaaggcttgttatttagcaaagaaaaccgTATACTcccctgaagaaaggataagcagtatagacaatggatggatggatggaccataTACTCACTGATATGGTTAAGCTTCCTATAAGGAGGCCTTATTtcaacatttgtggaaggagtctccagtgtcagcactttgtaacagtcaggaagTTTTCCCGCCATGGAAGTGtcctcaggacagaggagtttgagCTTCGCGGACTCTtagtaacacgacaagctgcatttattcgTCTTATTAAAACCACAAGaggaaggaatgactgtttatagccgtTATAATATaagcaataacaggaactaacctgtctcacagatgttccacattaTTACATGTAACTGTAATCTAAACAAACTATAAACACAAACTGATGTGGTACaatataagaggaattaaacactttgggctatgctgttgttggaaaataatcaactatttTGTGTCAGGCCATTTCATATCACCCCTGTTGAGGACTATTTTCCAAGAACATCAAaccctcaagtgttttattcctgattcTCTTAACTGAATTCATGACATTTTACTTAAATTGTATATCGTGACATTAGTATTATACGGTTCTATCTGCCATCTATTATTAACCCTCATAATACTgaggtatagtatggtatagttcAGTACTatttagtatagtatagtgcagTATACATCTCCACATATTCCGAGTCATACTTTCATACAGTGCTAGGAATAACTGACAACGCGCAGATAACTGTCGATTTTTCTCCCGGAGAATAAGCACGGCTCTCGTTTTAAAACAGGATGGAAAGCTCGTCGAGTGCTCACGGCTCATCTCGTTAATGCAGCACGTCACACACGCGCGCGATCCCCACTCGCTGAGTCGTCTTTGGATTTTCCGATAGGCAGGTGGGGCGTAAACATGCACGCTAACAGCAGGAATTCTCAACAACTGGAGCGAGTGGAGCGCGACTGATAAGATTCTCTCACACAGAGAGCATCGTACAGCGTGGCAACTCCACCGGTCACCTGCCAATCGCGGTGAGCTTCACGGGCCCGACATCAGGGGAGGGAAAAAGCGCGGCCGATGGCGTCTCCTCCCCCGTCCGAAAACACACAGTTCGCATTCGATATTTCAGACAGGCACTGTCAACATGATTCACTCCCCTGTCAGCCTgcacagaaatgaaataatgaaatccGCCTCAAGGTGGAACAAAATCCTGCTGAAGAGAATATTTTAACAGCTCAGTACCGAGCAAGCCTAGTcatcgagtgtgtgtgtgtgtgtgtgcacgcataaGCTGAGATGCAAATTGATTAGCAGGACAGCTATATTTCACTTATTACAAAAATGTGGTTTGTCATTTCCAGTTATCGGAACGTGTGGAAAAGTAATTACTCATGAAAAACTCTTGAGTAATGGCTTTGTGATGGAAAGCTAATTCATGTCTTCTTGCCCCAAAGAACCAGAGAATCAACAAACTCATAACCAAGCAAACAAACTATTACAAAAGCGGTTTTAGTATTCCCATCCATCAATGCTATTCAAAGCACTGCCACCCAAAACCTAAAGAAGATTAATGATATTGATGAATGCGTTCTATTTCCCTTTTGTGTCTTCTATGGCGCTTCATGTAAATTTGTTTATAGAGGAACAAggactcactctctctctctctctctctctctctctctctataatgGAATCTGGTGCTCAGATCCGTAGCGTAGGCTGCCAAAGACGAAGTGATAAAAATTCAAATTTCATTCTATGCATAAGCTTTGAATTTCATCCTACATCAAAgaatttaatgatttttttaaaaaaaacaaaaaaaacacttcaatcCAAAGATGAAGAATCCCCATGATAACGTTGGTCTTGGCAGATAAGACGGAGCTGATTGTTCTGGAGATTATTCGACACAAGTCTCCTTAAATGAGTTTGCCTTTCGCCTCCCCTTAACCTTTTTTGAACAACCCGAAAAGCCGGCGTCTCTGCGGTGCCTTCAGACAACCCATCTCCACAGGAGACCCTCGTGTAGTTTGTCTTAGACTAAAATCTCTTTTTAATGGGGTTTGAGGTTTAGTGCAAATGCCAACTAAAGTGCACTTAATTGAGTTGCGCGCTGCTAATTTCTGAGCTCTGGTGCCAGTAGGGCAATTTACCAGTCGGTGATTACTCCTCATATTTCATGTCGTTGAGCGAAATTGATGCTTCCGCATTCTTTGACACATGTCAAAGTGGCAAAACATGGTGGGGCTGCCAAATATCTGAAGCTGTAAACTACTAGACTGAGTGATGAGCTGTCAAaaggtttgggggggggggttggtaaGGGTTAGGCCTTCGCATTCCTGCTAGTCTACGTCTTTTAATTTGGAAGAAGTAAACCGGTTAAAACAAACAATGTGTACGCCTTACGCCTCAGAGAGCATACAAACAAAAGTTTGAGCCTATCATACTGTAGATATCACTGGCATCTTACACCAAACTcgcatttatatttcatttaaatatggaTAACACCTACAAGGTAAGtctggattgttgtcctgcgcTTAAAATGCAGTTTTAGCAGAGGGTTTGGTTAAACAACACTGCCCCCTGCTGTAAAGTTATAGGTATTGCACACACATTGTCTGgcaatttaaaagaaaaaaaaaaaactactagcaactatttcacattttttaaaaaaaataaataaataaaataatcttccTATCTATGTACAACATTCTCACACAATAAGCCAGATATGCTAAGTTTTAATCTGGGAAAAATTAGGGTCAATTTCAGTGCGTTTCATTTTAAGAGATAAGTTAGACAAGTACTTATATGGTTctgttttaaaagcaaaaaaaagtgttgctCTGGTAACACTGTAAGttacacatctacacatctgATCAAAGATtacgtttacatacgcctttttttaataaaaagagggatcataaaaaatgcatttttttaaaattaatacttCCCTGAATAATTGGTGTAAACGgtcattattttgtcttctgggaaacaaatatcttatgtagcttctgaagggttgtactaaatgacaaaaatgaGATCTTTAAAcgaaataacaatttacatcgatcatcctgttcaaaagtttacacccccctggctcttaacgtATTgagttgccttcttgagcatcagtgaacgtctGCACCTTCTGttatagttg from Ictalurus furcatus strain D&B chromosome 18, Billie_1.0, whole genome shotgun sequence carries:
- the kiaa1328 gene encoding protein hinderin; translated protein: MAAVAEGETDAAGIYWINDTSEDEQSVVFVPGVSKKMGLKSVSVSSNEKKAKPALDIKRRTGKKPGRITDTPMAKTSLQKISEFTSKSKMLPRVSATSESQDVSHRLHVQSKASLKDLCPEDKRRIANLIEELAKVSEEKEMSVQRLKDEQETFEKKIQQLEEQNQLIVQERERLQQQYKECQELLGLYQQYLSQQQEKLNQSISQLNHSHSHYEIASSERTLSRAHSGRGRGAAVNGSYLDPPNSGRTGSAGCTHSFLAGVCSGPSPMPACCIERDQGRHEEDAADVHKCPRGAWSESAHDTRPKRDQVANDATKLRDSWHRLGLKNGTGCCADEPSETVPYVGREDWEEKRQRLLVQKKQLEAERERLQARLAEQEERLLKQNQELRQSRLNHSKFQQEFEQSFNEIRFNEAPHPSVTADPHSERKSGGLQALKGSVRQPLNEVQPQEHNLPQAEPRLSKDLSTVAMKDMATSPVHSQNFQKSSLQRAYPVSHPRTPESPKLDSSLIELLDIFSPISNAERSRVSWSTHRSLTGPRQPLGAVRPAHSSVLSPRGQTHPSQEDLQESQILEDIFFI